In the Acetobacterium sp. KB-1 genome, CGACTATCCCAAAACCTATACCTGTTGGTGGGGGGTTGACGCCATGCCGAACACGAATGAAATGCATCCTAATTTTCAGGCCTTTATTTATAAAAGCAAGGATAGTGTCATTCGTCACTGGATGAAATCCGGGGCTTCCGGCTGGCGGCTGGATGTCGCTGATGAACTGCCAGACCCTTTTATTATGGGTCTTAAGGAGACGATGATCGAAGAAAACCCGGACAGTATCTTAATCGGCGAAGTCTGGGAAGATGCCTCCCGTAAAGTAGCCTATGAGGAACTGCGCAGCTATTTTTCCGGTTATGAACTGGATGCCGTGATGAACTACCCGTTCCGGGAAACCTTTATCGATTTTGTTCTTAGCGATAAAAGCTCCGGGCTGGCCGCCCGGATTATGATGTCACTTTACGAGCACTATCCCAAAGACCAATTTATGGGAAACATGAACCTGATTGGCAGCCATGATCGGCGGCGGATTCTTAACGTCCTGGGGGAAGCCTATAAACATCAGGGAAAGAATAGCCAAAAAAACTATCGCCTGGATGACAGCCACTACGCACTCGCTGTAAAACGATTAAAACTGCTCAGCCTGATTCAGTTTACCTTCCCAGGTGTCCCCTGCTTATACTATGGCGATGAGGCTGGGGTCCAGGGTTTTGAAGATCCCTACAACCGACGTACCTATCCCTGGGGCAATGAGGATCAGGATCTCCTTTCGTGGTACCGCCAGATCACAAAACTTCGGGCTGATTATGCGGTTTTTCAGAACGGCTCCTGGCAACCCTACGAAGCCAGTGACGATCTTTTCGTGTTTGAAAGACGGAATGAAGACACGCTCTGTTTTTGCCTGTTTAACCGGAATGCCCGAGCGGTTCACCTGTTTAAACATCCGGATTTTAGCGGATGCAAGGGTTTTGATTTAATCTCAGAGGAAGCGATCTCACTAAACCCCATTGTTCTTCCACCACTTTCTTACGCCATTGTGATGATCACTCCTGACACCTGTCAAACTGTTTAGACGCTCTATCTCAAAGGATTGCGGTTATCCGCAATCTTTTTTGTTTTATCTTGGAAATATGGGGTAAAAAAGTTGTGACCACTACTATAATTTATTTTCTGATTCTTTAAAACAAGTTTGTTGAAAGGAAGCCTCATGAAACCATCACAACGCCTACAAGAAATTGAAGATTTCAAATCTTCATATATAAAAAAAATCCAGGAAGTTTCTGGTGAATATCTTGCTGAGTCATCGGTGCTCGATCAGTACCAGGCTCTCGCTGAAATCGTTATGGATAAAACAGCTTCCCAATGGGCTAAAACAAGATCTCAATACGACGAGGTTCCCCACAAGCGGGTCTACCTGTTCTCGATCGAATTTTTAATTGGTCGGCTGTTAAAATCCTATGTCAATAGTCTGGGGATGGAGGAAACCGTCAGAATTGCCATGGCTGAGTTAGGTTTGAATTATCAGACTATTCTCAGTCAGGAAGCTGATCCCGGCCTGGGCAATGGCGGTTTGGGACGGCTAATGGCCTGTTTTTTAGAGTCTTCTGCCACCCTGGGACTGCCCTTTCATGGCAATGGTATCCATTATAAGCATGGTCTTTTTGAACAGAAAATTATTAACGGCGAACAGGTTGAAGTCGCCGACAACTGGTTGCGCCATGGCTATCCCTTTGAAATTAAAAAACCCCACGAATCGGTTGTCGTTAAGTTTTACGGTCATCTTCGTTCTGAGCGAATAGATGGCGTACTGACCTTTGTTCTTGAGGATTATGAACCGATTTTAGCGGTGCCCTATGATATTCCCGTAAAAGGCTATCACAACAATACCGTGAATTCACTAAGGCTATGGAGCGCCGAACCCGTCGAAGAATTTGATTTGCCCAGCTTCAATGAGGGCCAGTTTCTCGACGCCGTTCGACATAAATCCGAGGCCGAGGCGATTACCCAGATTTTATATCCCAATGATAGTCAATTCGATGGCAAGCAACTGCGCCTGAAACAGGAATATTTTTTTGTCTGTGCCGGTTTAAAACGAATGATTACCCGCTTCAAGCGCTATAACAACGATTGTCTGGATGAATTTGCCGACAAGATATGTATCCATATCAACGATACCCATCCCGCCCTGTGTGGCCCTGAGATGATGCGTATTTTTATGGATGAAGAAGGTTTAAGCTGGGGCGATGCCTGGAAAATCACCATTAACTCCCTGACTTTTACCAACCATACTGTTCTTCCGGAAGCGCTGGAAAAATGGCCGGCGGATATGATGAAGTTTCTGTTGCCGCGAATCTACATGATTATCGAAGAAATCAACCGACAATTTCAGGAAGACTTGCGATTAGAACCGGGACTCAATGAACTGCAAATAAATGCCTTATCAATCATTCAGGATAACCAAGTTAACATGGCTAATCTGGCCATTATCTGTAGCCACTCGGTTAATGGCGTGGCCGAGCTCCATAGCAAAATTTTAAAAGAAGAAACCTTCAATGGCTATTATCAATTATTCCCAGAACGTTTCCATTCCGTCACAAATGGGGTCACTCCCCGGCGCTTTCTGATTAATAACAACACCGGTTTAAGAGACTTAATCACTGAATCCATTGGCACGGATTGGATCAACAACCTTTTTGCTCTTGAGAAGCTAATGGATTATCAGAATGATCCGCCGTTTATCGATCAGTTTAATCAAATCAAATTGGATAATAAAATCAATTTGTCA is a window encoding:
- a CDS encoding glycoside hydrolase family 13 protein; this encodes MKFRHHSWELAYRKPFGALPIGSTVTLRVYATEIDKLKLRTYFNNQETSHPMIKSRETDYWEVTLEMPVIPGLLWYDFSFCSRGRAYAYGTRHDHLGGEGRIYETKPPSYQITIYDPKRQSPAWYSQGIMYQIFPDRFNRGADFDLANFHKNAILHPNWNDNPHYFREKDGGIKYWDFFGGTLAGITEKLDYLKSLNVTILYLNPIFKARSNHRYDTGDYMTIDPALGTQESFETLASECQKRGISIILDGVFSHTGDDSLYFNRYGNYPEVGAYQSKDSKYYPWYTFTDYPKTYTCWWGVDAMPNTNEMHPNFQAFIYKSKDSVIRHWMKSGASGWRLDVADELPDPFIMGLKETMIEENPDSILIGEVWEDASRKVAYEELRSYFSGYELDAVMNYPFRETFIDFVLSDKSSGLAARIMMSLYEHYPKDQFMGNMNLIGSHDRRRILNVLGEAYKHQGKNSQKNYRLDDSHYALAVKRLKLLSLIQFTFPGVPCLYYGDEAGVQGFEDPYNRRTYPWGNEDQDLLSWYRQITKLRADYAVFQNGSWQPYEASDDLFVFERRNEDTLCFCLFNRNARAVHLFKHPDFSGCKGFDLISEEAISLNPIVLPPLSYAIVMITPDTCQTV
- a CDS encoding glycogen/starch/alpha-glucan phosphorylase, whose protein sequence is MKPSQRLQEIEDFKSSYIKKIQEVSGEYLAESSVLDQYQALAEIVMDKTASQWAKTRSQYDEVPHKRVYLFSIEFLIGRLLKSYVNSLGMEETVRIAMAELGLNYQTILSQEADPGLGNGGLGRLMACFLESSATLGLPFHGNGIHYKHGLFEQKIINGEQVEVADNWLRHGYPFEIKKPHESVVVKFYGHLRSERIDGVLTFVLEDYEPILAVPYDIPVKGYHNNTVNSLRLWSAEPVEEFDLPSFNEGQFLDAVRHKSEAEAITQILYPNDSQFDGKQLRLKQEYFFVCAGLKRMITRFKRYNNDCLDEFADKICIHINDTHPALCGPEMMRIFMDEEGLSWGDAWKITINSLTFTNHTVLPEALEKWPADMMKFLLPRIYMIIEEINRQFQEDLRLEPGLNELQINALSIIQDNQVNMANLAIICSHSVNGVAELHSKILKEETFNGYYQLFPERFHSVTNGVTPRRFLINNNTGLRDLITESIGTDWINNLFALEKLMDYQNDPPFIDQFNQIKLDNKINLSNYIKEHNHITINPDSIFDIQVKRIHEYKRQLLNALQILHLYNYLKANPHIDIVPRTFIFAGKAAPGYYFAKEVIKLINYIADLINKDNGIRDQIKVVFLANFNVTLGEIIYPAANISEQISTAGKEASGTGNMKFMMNGAITLGTMDGANIEIHEAVGKHNIITFGLSADEVTHYQKYGGYSSVQIHENDPRIQKIMRQLIDGTFGHLDNFQSIYDALLLYNDTYFVLKDFDAYTKAQDRINELFKDQNKWFEMSLSNVAYSGLFSSDRAILDYQKNIWKTL